The region GTTGTCGATAAAAACCTGGTATGCCATGACGCCGTAGGCTCGGCGGCGCATGCACGCATGCTAAAAAAGATTGGCTTTTTGACGTCCGAAGAACTAGTTGCGCTGCTCGCCCAGCTTAAAGAAATATTTAAGCTGGGACAGAGCGGGGCCTTTGAAATCCCATTTGAACTTGAAGATGTGCACACCGCCATTGAAGCGCGGTTAGTAGAAGTTTTAGGCGTTGTAGGAAAGAAAATTCATACTGGCCGCTCGCGAAACGACCAAGTGATTTTAGCCATGCGCTTATACTTGCGCGCACAAGTAGCTAGCATTTTAGAGAGCCTAGGCGAGTGGGGGAATGTGGTAGTAGAGCGCTTTGCCGAATCTGGCGAGATTTGCATGCCAGGCTATACGCATATGCAACCAGCTATGCCTTCAAGTGTAGACATGTGGCTGCATGCGTTTTTAGAGGCCAATATTTGTCTCATGCGCGATGGCCTCAATGTATTAGATTGCTTAGACACTAATCCGCTGGGGTCGGCCGCGGGTTTTGGCGTGCCCATTCCTTTAGATCGCGAGTTTGTTGCAAAGACTCTTAGCTTTTCTCGTGTGCAGCGAAGCGTTATCGATGTGCAAAACACTCGCGGAAGATATGAAGCTAAAGTCTTAAATTGGTGCACAGAGATTTGTTTTTATTTTGAAAAACTTGCTTGGGATATCATTCTTTACTCTAGTCGAGAGTTTGGTTTTTTTACCTTGGCCCCAGAAATGACTACGGGTTCGTCTATTATGCCCCAAAAGCACAACCCCGATGTTTTAGAACTCATGCGGGCACGGGCTTCTCGGGTTCGTGGTGCAAACGTGGAATTAGAAAATATAATTGCCAAACTTCCCTCAAATTACCACAGAGATTTTCAATACACTAAAGAGCCCGTATTTCGCGCCCTAAACGATACGGCGCAAATTGTAGCTATTGGCGCAAGAGTTTTAGCGAAGCTAACGTTTAATCGCGAGGTGTTAAAGAAGGCAATGTATGCGGATCTGTATGCTACTTATGAAGCTTATAGACACGTCTCTAATGGCAAGGCTTTCCGCGATGCCTATCAGCTTACGGCGGATAAATTAAAAGCGAACGAAATTAAGAGCGTGGATTATGAAAAAGATTTTCTAAGTATAGCTAGCGCCACTAATAACTATTTTTCACAGGCGCAAGCTGAACTAGCAAGCCTTATTCTTTCTTCTCACGAGTGGGCTTCGCGCATTTCTCAGGTGGAAGAACAAGTCCTCGATCCGGCCTATGGCGAGGGAAGAAAGACAAGCATGGCGACATAACGATCGGGTTGTTCAATTCAGCCATATAGCTCAATTCTCATTCGAAGGGTTCATGGGGATACTAGTGCATCGGCCATATGCTTGCTAAAAGAGCTGCTTCTTAGCTCCTCTGGAGTTAGCTGTGCTACATATATTCCAGTCGCAAAAAGCATAAAGGCGCCAACATAACAGAAGAAAACCCCAAGGTAAAAAAAGGTTGCATTATCTGACCGACTTACTTCTTGGCGTCTTCCTAGCCAGTAATATGAAACTGTTCCTAGCATTAACGCCACG is a window of Deltaproteobacteria bacterium DNA encoding:
- the argH gene encoding argininosuccinate lyase, whose product is MAAKRLWEKTGEAVDSLIHAFTVGSDPVVDKNLVCHDAVGSAAHARMLKKIGFLTSEELVALLAQLKEIFKLGQSGAFEIPFELEDVHTAIEARLVEVLGVVGKKIHTGRSRNDQVILAMRLYLRAQVASILESLGEWGNVVVERFAESGEICMPGYTHMQPAMPSSVDMWLHAFLEANICLMRDGLNVLDCLDTNPLGSAAGFGVPIPLDREFVAKTLSFSRVQRSVIDVQNTRGRYEAKVLNWCTEICFYFEKLAWDIILYSSREFGFFTLAPEMTTGSSIMPQKHNPDVLELMRARASRVRGANVELENIIAKLPSNYHRDFQYTKEPVFRALNDTAQIVAIGARVLAKLTFNREVLKKAMYADLYATYEAYRHVSNGKAFRDAYQLTADKLKANEIKSVDYEKDFLSIASATNNYFSQAQAELASLILSSHEWASRISQVEEQVLDPAYGEGRKTSMAT